One Streptomyces formicae genomic window, ACGAGACAACGGCGGACGAGACAGCGGTGGAGGAGGCGGCGGGGGCCGGGAGCGGGCGTGCCCGCGGGAAGGACCGGCTCCGGGCCATCGCCGAGCTGCCGCGCCCCGTGAAGCTCGGCCTGGCCACGCTCTTCGTCATGAACGCCGCGACGTACGTGGCGTTCCCGCTGCTCGCCGTGAAGCTGACCACGGTCGACCACGCGTCCGCCGTGCAGATCGGCACCACGCTGACCGTGTTCCTGCTCGCCGCGCGGCTGACGCCCGTCGTGGCGGGGCCGCTCGCCGACCGGTACGACCCGCGCATCGTCATGGCGGTCGGCGCGCTCGCGCGCGGCATCGGCTTCCTCGGGCTCGGCCTCGGCCACGGCACGGGTCAGCTCCTCGTCTCGGCGTTCCTCGCCGGTGTGGGGGCGATCTACGAGGCGCCGGTCAGCGCGCTGCTCGCCGCCCAGCCCGAACCCCTCAGGTCCCGCGCCTTCGCCCTGGAGAACGCCCTCCTGAACGCCGGGGTGATCGGCGGCCCCGCGCTCGCCGCCGCGCTGCTCGCGGTCGGGCCGAGGGCGCCGTTCGTCGCCAGCGGCCTGCTCTTCGTCCTGCTGCTCCTGGTGGTCCGCGGGATCACGATGCCGGGCGGCGGGCGTGAACCGGAGGCGCCGCAGAGCGTGTTGAGGCACTTCACGCACGTCCTCGGCCACCGCTGGTTCGTCGGTTTCTGGCTGCTGATGCTCCCGTGGTGGTTCCTCTTCACACAGCTGGGGGTCGCGGTCCCGCTGCGCTCGGACGCGCTGGCCGACACCAACTG contains:
- a CDS encoding MFS transporter, with translation MTSVQEPPTSEETAADETTADETAVEEAAGAGSGRARGKDRLRAIAELPRPVKLGLATLFVMNAATYVAFPLLAVKLTTVDHASAVQIGTTLTVFLLAARLTPVVAGPLADRYDPRIVMAVGALARGIGFLGLGLGHGTGQLLVSAFLAGVGAIYEAPVSALLAAQPEPLRSRAFALENALLNAGVIGGPALAAALLAVGPRAPFVASGLLFVLLLLVVRGITMPGGGREPEAPQSVLRHFTHVLGHRWFVGFWLLMLPWWFLFTQLGVAVPLRSDALADTNWISVLYLANGVVGITSILFVKRLHDRYGARLMPALGYLLVAVGFGSVSLSQSPWWLLACVALYSVGETVILFSSQLILASFAGGSTRASFFGIYAGSWALGGSVGNYAGSRLAADPLSHTPWLLFGAVGLVAAVVAALTFSRREI